A stretch of the Gemmatirosa kalamazoonensis genome encodes the following:
- the menC gene encoding o-succinylbenzoate synthase, whose product MPNVPEIRVARLTLREIHLPLREPFRISSGVMADRRILLLELEEADGARTWSECVADALPNYSPETIDTCWLAITEWIAPRVLGAAFAHPRDIWPVLDRDIRGHQMAKAALEMGCWALAAEKEGVPLARLLGGTRDWIETGISLGIQASPEALVQRAAAAVAEGYRKVKLKIEPGRDVAYVRAVREALPDAPLMADANNAYTLAQADVLQQLDAFGLMMIEQPLAHDDLLRHAALQKQLATPVCLDETITSVDRAEDMLALDAGRIINIKPGRVGGFTQSIAIHDVCARSGVPVWCGGMLESGVGRAYNVALASLPNFTKPGDLSPSARYWARDVVDPEWTMDADGRVRVPLDRPGIGVTVNMDRVDALTVRTLTLGV is encoded by the coding sequence ATGCCTAACGTTCCCGAGATTCGCGTCGCGCGCCTCACGCTGCGCGAGATCCACCTCCCGCTCCGCGAGCCGTTCCGCATCTCGTCCGGGGTGATGGCCGACCGGCGCATCCTGCTGCTCGAGCTCGAGGAGGCCGACGGCGCGCGCACCTGGAGCGAGTGCGTCGCCGACGCGCTGCCGAACTACTCGCCGGAGACGATCGACACCTGCTGGCTCGCGATCACCGAGTGGATCGCGCCGCGCGTGCTCGGGGCCGCGTTCGCGCACCCGCGCGACATCTGGCCCGTGCTCGACCGCGACATCCGCGGCCACCAGATGGCGAAGGCGGCGCTCGAGATGGGCTGCTGGGCGCTCGCCGCGGAGAAGGAGGGCGTGCCGCTCGCGCGCCTGCTCGGCGGCACCCGCGACTGGATCGAGACCGGCATCTCGCTCGGCATCCAGGCGAGCCCCGAGGCGCTCGTCCAGCGCGCCGCGGCCGCGGTGGCCGAGGGCTACCGCAAGGTGAAGCTGAAGATCGAGCCGGGGCGCGACGTCGCGTACGTGCGCGCGGTGCGCGAGGCGCTTCCCGACGCGCCGCTCATGGCCGACGCGAACAACGCGTACACGCTCGCCCAGGCCGACGTGCTGCAGCAGCTCGACGCGTTCGGCCTCATGATGATCGAGCAGCCGCTCGCGCACGATGACCTGCTGCGCCACGCCGCGCTGCAGAAGCAGCTTGCGACGCCGGTGTGCCTCGACGAGACGATCACGAGCGTGGACCGCGCGGAGGACATGCTCGCGCTCGACGCGGGCCGCATCATCAACATCAAGCCCGGGCGCGTCGGCGGCTTCACGCAGTCCATCGCGATCCACGACGTGTGCGCGCGGAGCGGCGTGCCGGTGTGGTGCGGCGGCATGCTGGAGAGCGGCGTCGGCCGCGCCTACAACGTGGCGCTCGCGTCGCTGCCGAACTTCACGAAGCCCGGAGACCTCAGCCCGAGCGCGCGCTACTGGGCCCGCGACGTCGTCGACCCCGAGTGGACCATGGACGCCGACGGCCGTGTCCGCGTCCCGCTCGACCGGCCGGGAATCGGCGTCACGGTGAACATGGATCGCGTCGACGCGCTCACGGTACGCACGCTCACGTTAGGCGTCTGA
- a CDS encoding gluconate 2-dehydrogenase subunit 3 family protein: MNRREAVKLALVGGAVAACARETAPADDDALLESIADTLLPDTPSSPGARAAGAKAGIHLLLADCYDAAAQRKVADGLRDFRARHAGFASRPQAERERILRDVDAEAKRAGDAHWFHLARELANRAYFSSEIGMTRALRFTMIPGKWVGCTDLAPGQPAWG, translated from the coding sequence ATGAACCGACGAGAGGCCGTCAAGCTCGCGCTGGTGGGCGGCGCGGTCGCCGCGTGCGCGCGCGAGACGGCGCCGGCGGACGACGACGCATTGCTGGAGTCGATCGCCGACACGCTGCTCCCCGACACCCCGTCGTCGCCCGGCGCGAGGGCCGCGGGCGCGAAGGCCGGCATCCACCTGCTGCTCGCCGACTGCTACGACGCCGCCGCGCAGCGCAAGGTGGCCGACGGGCTGCGCGACTTCCGCGCCCGGCACGCCGGCTTCGCGTCGCGGCCGCAGGCCGAGCGCGAGCGGATTCTTCGCGACGTCGACGCCGAGGCGAAGCGCGCCGGCGACGCGCACTGGTTCCACCTCGCGCGCGAGCTGGCGAACCGCGCCTACTTCTCGTCCGAGATCGGCATGACGCGCGCGCTGCGGTTCACGATGATCCCCGGCAAGTGGGTGGGATGCACCGATCTCGCCCCCGGGCAGCCCGCGTGGGGATGA
- a CDS encoding 6-phosphogluconolactonase, with amino-acid sequence MSRTPLRILPTPEAIGEDLGERLLARIEQARLAGRRFVLGCPTGRTPRPIFSAMARRRAETGQDVGHLVLALMDEYLVPRGDALAHASAESPWSCHHFARHEIAGPLGVSDDAVWFPDPRDPAAYDARLADAGGIDFFLLASGASDGHVAFNPPGSPRDSRTRVIPLSEETRRDNLQTFPAFGTLDAVPHHGVSVGVDTIVSSRAASMVVWGAGKRLTLSRMLGTDRYDPSWPATLIHECAEREIVADAAAAAGLTREESI; translated from the coding sequence GTGAGCCGCACGCCACTGCGCATCCTGCCGACCCCCGAGGCGATCGGCGAGGACCTCGGCGAGCGGCTGCTCGCGCGCATCGAGCAGGCGCGCCTGGCGGGCCGCCGCTTCGTGCTCGGCTGCCCGACGGGGCGCACGCCGCGGCCGATCTTCTCGGCCATGGCGCGCCGGCGCGCGGAGACGGGGCAGGACGTCGGCCACCTCGTGCTGGCACTGATGGACGAGTACCTCGTACCGCGGGGTGACGCGCTCGCGCACGCCTCGGCCGAGTCGCCGTGGTCGTGCCATCACTTCGCGCGGCACGAGATCGCCGGGCCGTTAGGCGTGTCCGACGACGCGGTGTGGTTCCCGGATCCGCGCGATCCCGCGGCCTACGACGCACGCCTCGCCGACGCGGGAGGGATCGACTTCTTCCTGCTCGCGTCGGGCGCGAGCGACGGGCACGTCGCGTTCAACCCGCCCGGCAGCCCGCGCGACAGCCGTACGCGCGTCATCCCGCTCTCGGAGGAGACGCGCCGCGACAACCTGCAGACCTTTCCCGCGTTCGGCACGCTCGACGCTGTGCCGCACCACGGCGTGAGCGTCGGCGTGGACACGATCGTCTCGTCGCGCGCGGCGTCGATGGTCGTGTGGGGTGCCGGCAAGCGCCTCACGCTGTCGCGTATGTTAGGCACCGACCGCTACGACCCGTCCTGGCCCGCCACGCTGATCCACGAGTGCGCCGAGCGCGAGATCGTCGCCGACGCGGCGGCCGCGGCGGGCCTCACCCGAGAGGAGTCCATCTGA
- a CDS encoding M20 metallopeptidase family protein → MTIPSTGLPIVPDAVAPLFAPALAADLVALRRDLHRHPELSWRETRTAGALEAALQMLGVGGARRVLDTAVVARVPGRVRGAPVVAVRGDIDALPISEATGLAFASSVDGVMHACGHDVHATWAVGAAALLRATPAHGDVLVVLQPAEEMGQGAERVVASGALDEARAIFGAHVDRRFEVGQVVADVGPVNASTDSFDIELVGAGAHGARPHESADPVVALAAIVTAIQTLVARRLDPALPGVVTVGAVHAGSAPNVIPERATLAGTVRATLPAARALLTEELRRLTESVAAAYGCTATVTFKDGTPPVVNEPRATMWAREAAERVLGGAALVPFGTTNMGGEDFAFYLEKMPGCFMRVGAREPGGERIAAHSPRFYAAEESLFIGAAVLAEAARVASAALAETAA, encoded by the coding sequence ATGACCATTCCGTCGACCGGCCTGCCGATCGTTCCCGACGCCGTGGCGCCGCTGTTCGCGCCGGCGCTCGCCGCCGACCTCGTGGCGCTCCGCCGTGACCTGCACCGGCACCCCGAGCTGTCGTGGCGCGAGACGCGCACGGCCGGCGCGCTCGAGGCGGCGCTGCAGATGCTCGGCGTGGGCGGTGCGCGGCGGGTGCTCGACACAGCGGTCGTCGCGCGCGTGCCGGGACGCGTGCGCGGCGCGCCGGTCGTCGCGGTGCGCGGCGACATCGACGCGCTGCCGATCAGCGAGGCGACGGGGCTCGCGTTCGCGTCCAGCGTCGACGGCGTGATGCACGCCTGCGGGCACGACGTGCACGCGACGTGGGCGGTCGGCGCCGCGGCGCTGCTCCGCGCGACACCGGCGCACGGCGACGTGCTCGTCGTGCTGCAGCCGGCGGAGGAGATGGGGCAGGGGGCCGAGCGCGTCGTCGCGAGCGGAGCGCTGGACGAGGCGCGCGCGATCTTCGGTGCGCACGTGGATCGGCGCTTCGAGGTGGGACAGGTCGTCGCCGACGTCGGGCCGGTGAACGCGTCGACGGACTCGTTCGACATCGAGCTCGTGGGCGCGGGCGCGCACGGCGCGCGGCCGCACGAGTCGGCGGACCCGGTCGTCGCGCTCGCGGCGATCGTGACCGCGATCCAGACGCTCGTCGCCCGCCGCCTCGACCCGGCGCTCCCCGGCGTCGTCACGGTCGGCGCGGTGCACGCCGGCTCGGCGCCTAACGTCATCCCCGAGCGTGCGACGCTCGCCGGCACGGTGCGCGCCACGCTGCCGGCTGCGCGCGCGCTGCTCACCGAGGAGCTGCGGCGCCTCACCGAGAGCGTCGCCGCGGCATATGGCTGCACCGCGACGGTGACGTTCAAGGACGGCACGCCACCGGTGGTGAACGAGCCGCGCGCCACGATGTGGGCGCGCGAGGCGGCCGAGCGCGTGCTCGGCGGCGCGGCGCTCGTGCCGTTCGGCACCACGAACATGGGCGGCGAGGACTTCGCGTTCTACCTCGAGAAGATGCCCGGCTGCTTCATGCGCGTCGGCGCGCGGGAGCCGGGCGGGGAGCGCATCGCCGCGCACTCGCCGCGCTTCTACGCCGCCGAGGAGAGCCTGTTCATCGGCGCCGCCGTGCTGGCCGAGGCGGCACGCGTGGCGTCGGCGGCGCTGGCGGAGACGGCCGCGTAG
- a CDS encoding PadR family transcriptional regulator, with the protein MALPHNEVVAMLVDELKKGTTPLLVLALLEVQPRHGYELSKLLDAQSRGVVHIHAASLYPLLYRLERDGWIEGRWVEKPGQRRRRYYHITAEGKRQLRAQRREWADFVRAVGQLAGVEYA; encoded by the coding sequence GTGGCACTTCCACACAACGAGGTCGTCGCGATGCTCGTCGACGAGTTGAAGAAGGGGACCACGCCGCTGCTCGTGCTCGCGCTGCTCGAGGTCCAGCCGCGCCACGGCTACGAGCTCTCCAAGCTCCTCGATGCGCAGTCGCGCGGCGTCGTCCACATCCACGCGGCGTCGCTCTACCCGCTGCTCTACCGCCTCGAGCGCGACGGCTGGATCGAGGGACGCTGGGTGGAGAAGCCCGGCCAGCGGCGCCGCCGCTACTACCACATTACCGCCGAAGGCAAGCGACAGCTCCGCGCCCAACGCCGCGAGTGGGCCGACTTCGTGCGCGCCGTCGGCCAGCTCGCGGGGGTGGAGTATGCCTGA
- a CDS encoding GMC oxidoreductase, with protein MPDTTYDAIVVGSGISGGWAAKELCDHGLKTLVLERGRLVTHLKDYPTMNLAPWELPHRGATPRKLVEQNPLISKAAGYGEDTAHFFVKDADHPYVQERPFDWVRGYQVGGKSLIWGRACQRWSRHEFVAPETLGYGVNWPIGYDDVAPWYSHVEQFIGVCGNADHLDAMPDGEFLPPFDLDCAQAHFRDALAAKYTDRHVVQGRWAHLSQPKAIHLQQGRGTCQARNLCMRGCPFGGYFSSNASTLPWAAKTGNLTVRPHSVVHSVLYDERTGRASGVRVIDAETHAVHEFRARVIFMNASALNTNLVLLNSTSSRFPHGLGNDHGVLGHYVCHHNYRAEAGGRLEGMFEDKYYFGRNPTEAILVNFRNLGKQDTDFVGGYTTFVDGYRERGAPTTETVGAAYKDAQTHPGPWGIYMYLQGETIPKFDNHVRLHESKTDQWGIPLLVTSVGYDDNDERMIKDWFTQSQEMLAAAGATKIWTHDKRWNPGLDIHEMGGCRMGRDPKTSMLNAWNQLHAVPNVFVTDGACMTSTGNQSPSILYMALTARAANHAVDEMKRRSL; from the coding sequence ATGCCCGACACCACCTACGACGCCATCGTCGTCGGCTCCGGCATCTCCGGCGGCTGGGCGGCGAAGGAGCTGTGCGACCACGGCCTCAAGACGCTCGTCCTCGAGCGTGGCCGCCTCGTGACGCACCTGAAGGACTATCCCACGATGAACCTCGCGCCGTGGGAGCTGCCGCATCGCGGCGCCACGCCGCGCAAGCTCGTGGAGCAGAACCCGCTCATCTCCAAGGCCGCCGGCTACGGCGAGGACACGGCGCACTTCTTCGTGAAGGACGCCGACCATCCGTACGTGCAGGAGCGGCCGTTCGACTGGGTCCGCGGCTACCAGGTCGGCGGCAAGTCGCTCATCTGGGGGCGCGCGTGCCAGCGGTGGAGCCGCCACGAGTTCGTCGCGCCGGAGACGCTCGGCTACGGCGTGAACTGGCCCATCGGCTACGACGACGTCGCGCCGTGGTACTCGCACGTCGAGCAGTTCATCGGCGTCTGCGGCAACGCGGACCATCTCGACGCGATGCCCGACGGCGAGTTCCTGCCGCCGTTCGATCTCGACTGCGCGCAGGCGCACTTCCGCGACGCGCTCGCTGCGAAGTACACCGACCGCCACGTCGTCCAGGGCCGCTGGGCGCACCTGTCGCAGCCGAAGGCGATCCACCTGCAGCAGGGGCGCGGCACGTGCCAGGCGCGCAACCTGTGTATGCGCGGCTGTCCGTTCGGCGGCTACTTCAGCTCCAACGCGTCGACGCTGCCGTGGGCCGCGAAGACGGGGAACCTCACCGTGCGGCCGCACTCCGTCGTGCACTCGGTGCTGTACGACGAGCGCACGGGTCGCGCGTCGGGCGTGCGCGTGATCGACGCCGAGACGCACGCCGTGCACGAGTTCCGCGCGCGCGTGATCTTCATGAACGCGTCGGCGCTGAACACGAACCTGGTGCTGCTGAACTCCACGTCGTCGCGCTTCCCGCACGGGCTCGGGAACGACCATGGCGTGTTGGGCCACTACGTCTGCCACCACAACTACCGCGCCGAGGCGGGCGGGCGGCTCGAGGGGATGTTCGAGGACAAGTACTACTTCGGCCGCAACCCGACCGAGGCGATCCTCGTGAACTTCCGCAACCTCGGCAAGCAGGACACCGACTTCGTCGGCGGCTACACGACGTTCGTCGACGGCTACCGCGAGCGCGGCGCACCGACGACGGAGACGGTGGGCGCCGCGTACAAGGACGCCCAGACGCACCCCGGCCCGTGGGGGATCTACATGTACCTCCAGGGCGAGACGATCCCGAAGTTCGACAACCACGTGCGCCTGCACGAGTCGAAGACGGACCAGTGGGGGATCCCGCTGCTCGTCACGTCGGTGGGCTACGACGACAACGACGAGCGCATGATCAAGGACTGGTTCACGCAGTCGCAGGAGATGCTCGCCGCCGCCGGCGCGACGAAGATCTGGACGCACGACAAGCGGTGGAACCCGGGGCTCGACATCCACGAGATGGGCGGCTGCCGCATGGGCCGTGATCCGAAGACGTCGATGCTGAACGCCTGGAACCAGCTCCACGCCGTACCCAACGTCTTCGTCACCGACGGCGCGTGCATGACGTCGACCGGCAACCAGAGTCCGAGCATTCTCTACATGGCGCTCACGGCGCGCGCGGCGAACCACGCGGTGGACGAGATGAAGAGGCGCTCCCTGTGA
- a CDS encoding 3-keto-disaccharide hydrolase encodes MSSSFARRTLPFVALVAAAILGGATDAAAQHSEAPIIGRWDFTLATPNGSAPSWLEVMPSGNGTLVGRFVAIVGSARPVSRVEFANGTVRFAIPPQWERGTGDLRVEGTLAGDKLTGTLTMPDGQSMSYTAVRAPDLVRPTPKWGTPIALFNGKDITGWSARGENKWHVADGVLTNGGGGANLVTNRKFDDFKLHVEFRYPKGSNSGIYLRGRYEVQIEDSERRTIPHVDEVGGVYGFLAPIEDAARAPEEWQTYDITLVGRRVTVVLNGKTVIADQLIPGPTGGALDANEGEPGPIYLQGDHGRVDFRKIVLTPAVR; translated from the coding sequence ATGTCATCCTCGTTCGCACGTCGCACGCTGCCGTTCGTCGCGCTCGTCGCCGCGGCCATCCTGGGCGGAGCGACGGACGCCGCCGCGCAGCACAGCGAGGCGCCGATCATCGGCCGCTGGGACTTCACGCTCGCCACGCCGAACGGCAGCGCGCCGTCGTGGCTCGAGGTGATGCCGTCCGGCAACGGCACGCTCGTCGGCCGCTTCGTGGCCATCGTCGGCAGCGCGCGGCCGGTGAGCCGCGTGGAGTTCGCGAACGGCACGGTGCGCTTCGCCATCCCGCCGCAGTGGGAGCGCGGCACCGGCGACCTGCGCGTCGAGGGCACGCTCGCCGGCGACAAGCTCACCGGCACGCTCACCATGCCCGACGGCCAGAGCATGAGCTACACCGCGGTGCGCGCGCCCGATCTCGTGCGACCCACGCCGAAGTGGGGCACACCGATCGCGCTGTTCAACGGCAAGGACATCACCGGCTGGTCGGCGCGCGGCGAGAACAAGTGGCACGTCGCCGACGGTGTGCTGACGAACGGCGGCGGCGGCGCGAACCTCGTCACGAACCGGAAGTTCGACGACTTCAAGCTGCACGTCGAGTTCCGCTACCCGAAGGGGAGCAACAGCGGCATCTACCTGCGCGGCCGCTACGAGGTGCAGATCGAGGACAGCGAGCGCCGCACGATCCCGCACGTCGACGAGGTGGGCGGCGTCTACGGCTTCCTCGCGCCGATCGAGGACGCGGCGCGCGCGCCCGAGGAGTGGCAGACGTACGACATCACGCTCGTCGGCCGCCGCGTCACCGTCGTCCTGAACGGCAAGACCGTCATCGCCGACCAGCTCATCCCCGGCCCCACCGGCGGTGCGCTGGACGCGAACGAGGGCGAGCCGGGGCCGATCTACCTGCAGGGCGATCACGGGCGGGTCGACTTCCGCAAGATCGTCCTGACGCCGGCCGTCCGTTAG
- a CDS encoding permease prefix domain 1-containing protein, translating into MPEPRPASDRPDWRDAIRAHLADARLAAADEAEVAEELRQHLDDHYDEARRRGATDAAARASALAELGDDEQLPRRLRASVAHRAEPVPLGARSGGGGVRGFLADVRIGVRLLRRSPGFTAVAVATLALGIGANTTVFSIVDSLLLRPMPGVAHPAELVLIGRTQEGQGFDTFSYPDFRDYQASARTLAGVAAYDPLAVHLSTGGASDRARARRSSRATSSASSA; encoded by the coding sequence ATGCCTGAGCCTCGTCCCGCGTCGGATCGCCCCGACTGGCGTGACGCGATCCGCGCCCACCTCGCCGACGCGCGACTCGCCGCCGCCGACGAGGCGGAGGTCGCCGAGGAGCTGCGCCAACATCTCGACGACCACTACGACGAGGCGCGCCGCCGCGGCGCCACCGACGCCGCCGCGCGCGCGAGCGCGCTCGCGGAGCTCGGCGACGACGAGCAGCTCCCGCGCCGTCTGCGCGCCTCGGTGGCGCATCGCGCCGAGCCCGTGCCGTTAGGCGCCCGCTCCGGCGGCGGCGGCGTGCGCGGCTTCCTCGCCGACGTCCGCATCGGCGTGCGGCTGCTGCGCCGGTCGCCGGGGTTCACCGCGGTGGCCGTCGCGACACTCGCTCTCGGCATCGGCGCGAACACGACGGTGTTCAGCATCGTCGACTCGCTCCTGCTCCGCCCCATGCCCGGGGTCGCGCACCCGGCGGAGCTCGTGCTCATCGGGCGCACGCAGGAGGGACAGGGGTTCGACACGTTCTCGTATCCCGACTTCCGCGACTACCAGGCGAGCGCGCGCACGCTCGCCGGCGTCGCCGCGTACGACCCACTCGCCGTGCACCTCAGCACCGGGGGCGCGAGCGACCGGGCGCGCGCGCGGCGCTCGTCTCGGGCGACTTCTTCCGCGTCCTCGGCATGA
- a CDS encoding amidohydrolase, with translation MRARLTILALALATPAAAQIPAAKLAAYKKAVAQDVDARRKFTQQMTDQIFSYGELGFQEVETSKYLVKLLRDSGFTVTEGVAGIPTAWVATWGSGKPFISLGADIDDIPQASQKPGVACREPMVPGAPGHGEGHNAGQAVNVTAALAVRALMQREHLPGTIQIWPGVAEELGGAKAYFVRAGMYKDADVVLFAHVANNMSVSYGDFPGTGNISAVFSFQGQSAHAGAAPWRGRSALDAAELMDVGWNFRREHLRPSQRSHNVIKDGGDQPNVVPATASTWYYFRELDGPHVQELFDTGMEIAQGAAMMTGTKLASVRILGSAWPGHFNRPIAEAMYENIKAVGLPKWDAADQALAKGVQREIKVPEQGLDTVLTPQQTHALTDAERTAGYSDDIGDISWNVPTVVLSYPSNIPNLPGHNWANAIAMATPIAHKGATAGAKVQAMTMLDVLGRPQLVRDAWSYFRDVQTKTIKYAPFVRPTDEPAVELNRDIMGRYRDAMRPFYYDPSKYETYLQQLGVSYPTVRRADGSCGAPTTVP, from the coding sequence ATGCGCGCCCGCCTAACGATCCTCGCTCTCGCCCTCGCGACGCCCGCCGCCGCGCAGATCCCCGCCGCGAAGCTCGCCGCGTACAAGAAGGCCGTCGCGCAGGACGTCGACGCGCGGCGGAAGTTCACGCAGCAGATGACCGATCAGATCTTCAGCTACGGCGAGCTGGGGTTCCAGGAGGTCGAGACGTCGAAGTATCTCGTGAAGCTGCTGCGCGACTCCGGCTTCACCGTCACCGAGGGTGTCGCCGGGATCCCCACCGCGTGGGTGGCGACGTGGGGGAGCGGCAAGCCGTTCATCTCGTTGGGCGCCGACATCGACGACATCCCGCAGGCGTCGCAGAAGCCCGGCGTCGCCTGCCGCGAGCCGATGGTGCCGGGCGCGCCCGGGCACGGCGAGGGGCACAACGCCGGCCAGGCCGTAAACGTGACCGCGGCCCTCGCCGTGCGCGCGCTCATGCAGCGCGAGCATCTGCCCGGCACGATCCAGATCTGGCCCGGGGTCGCCGAGGAGCTCGGCGGCGCGAAGGCGTACTTCGTGCGCGCGGGCATGTACAAGGACGCCGACGTCGTGCTGTTCGCGCACGTCGCGAACAACATGAGCGTGAGCTACGGCGACTTCCCCGGCACGGGGAACATCTCCGCGGTGTTCTCGTTCCAGGGGCAGAGCGCGCACGCCGGCGCGGCGCCGTGGCGCGGCCGCAGCGCGCTCGACGCCGCGGAGCTCATGGACGTCGGCTGGAACTTCCGCCGGGAGCACCTGCGCCCGTCGCAGCGCTCGCACAACGTCATCAAGGACGGCGGTGACCAGCCGAACGTCGTGCCGGCCACCGCGTCGACGTGGTACTACTTCCGCGAGCTCGACGGCCCGCACGTGCAGGAGCTGTTCGACACCGGGATGGAGATCGCGCAGGGCGCGGCGATGATGACGGGCACCAAGCTCGCGAGCGTGCGCATCCTCGGCTCGGCGTGGCCCGGCCACTTCAACCGGCCGATCGCCGAGGCGATGTACGAGAACATCAAGGCGGTCGGGCTGCCGAAGTGGGACGCCGCCGACCAGGCGCTCGCGAAGGGCGTGCAGCGCGAGATCAAGGTCCCCGAGCAGGGGCTCGACACGGTGCTCACGCCGCAGCAGACGCACGCGCTCACCGACGCCGAGCGTACCGCCGGCTACTCGGACGACATCGGCGACATCTCGTGGAACGTCCCGACCGTCGTGCTCTCCTACCCGTCGAACATCCCGAACCTGCCCGGGCACAACTGGGCGAACGCGATCGCGATGGCGACGCCGATCGCGCACAAGGGCGCGACCGCGGGCGCGAAGGTGCAGGCGATGACGATGCTCGACGTGTTGGGCAGGCCGCAGCTCGTGCGCGACGCGTGGAGCTACTTCCGCGACGTGCAGACGAAGACGATCAAGTACGCGCCGTTCGTGCGGCCGACCGACGAGCCGGCCGTGGAGCTCAATCGCGACATCATGGGCCGGTACCGCGACGCGATGCGCCCGTTCTACTACGATCCGTCGAAGTACGAGACCTATCTGCAGCAGTTGGGCGTGTCCTACCCGACCGTCAGGCGCGCCGACGGATCGTGCGGGGCGCCGACGACGGTGCCGTGA
- a CDS encoding Gfo/Idh/MocA family protein codes for MSPPGSPRGDERRAAWLRGCVTAQRAHAATQPRSHAAPTLTTSTHPHVPCSYRDRRLALPGRLHRGLGEDDPRRGGGRRRRVAHAGERGRLRARRYGIAAHYADYRDLLRDPNVELVSITAPNYLHAEITVAAAAAGKHVVCEKPLCVTLEEADAMLDACAKAGVLLLYAEELFFAPKYVKAKRMADEGAFGRVHLVKQGEKHNGPHADWFWDVDRSGGGALMDLGCHGIAFCWWFLGKPKVKSVYAQLSTQVHGARTAGDDEALCIMEFEGGAVGVVENSWTKPGGMDDSVEVFGDKGQCYADLLMGNALPTYSEAGFGYAVEKASLTTGWSYPVFEEHWNYGFPQEMRHFARCVRGLETPIADGETGRVVQEVLYAAYASAGLGRKIAMPFRPTGIVKPIDLWKKPELAEAALA; via the coding sequence ATCTCGCCCCCGGGCAGCCCGCGTGGGGATGAACGACGAGCTGCGTGGCTGCGTGGCTGCGTAACGGCCCAACGTGCCCACGCAGCCACGCAGCCACGCAGCCACGCAGCACCTACTCTCACCACGAGCACTCATCCACATGTCCCGTGTTCGTATCGGGATCGTCGGCTCGCGCTTCCAGGCCGACTGCATCGCGGGCTCGGTGAAGATGATCCCCGACGAGGCGGAGGTCGTCGCCGTCGCGTCGCCCACGCCGGGGAACGCGGAAGACTTCGCGCGCGCCGCTACGGCATCGCCGCGCACTACGCCGACTACCGCGACCTGCTGCGCGACCCGAACGTCGAGCTGGTGTCGATCACCGCGCCGAACTACCTGCACGCCGAGATCACCGTCGCCGCGGCGGCCGCGGGGAAGCACGTCGTGTGCGAGAAGCCGCTCTGCGTCACGCTCGAGGAGGCCGACGCGATGCTCGACGCGTGCGCGAAGGCGGGCGTGCTGCTCCTGTACGCCGAGGAGCTGTTCTTCGCGCCGAAGTACGTGAAGGCGAAGCGCATGGCCGACGAGGGCGCATTCGGACGCGTGCATCTCGTGAAGCAGGGCGAGAAGCACAACGGTCCGCACGCCGACTGGTTCTGGGACGTGGACCGCTCCGGCGGCGGCGCGCTCATGGACCTCGGCTGCCACGGGATCGCGTTCTGCTGGTGGTTCCTCGGCAAGCCGAAGGTGAAGAGCGTGTACGCGCAGCTCTCCACGCAGGTGCACGGCGCGCGCACCGCCGGCGACGACGAGGCGCTGTGCATCATGGAGTTCGAGGGCGGCGCGGTCGGCGTCGTGGAGAACTCGTGGACGAAGCCCGGCGGCATGGACGACTCCGTCGAGGTCTTCGGCGACAAGGGGCAGTGCTACGCCGACCTGCTCATGGGCAACGCGCTGCCGACATACTCCGAGGCCGGCTTCGGCTACGCCGTGGAGAAGGCGTCGCTCACCACGGGCTGGTCGTATCCCGTGTTCGAGGAGCACTGGAACTACGGCTTCCCGCAGGAGATGCGGCACTTCGCGCGGTGCGTGCGCGGGCTCGAGACGCCGATCGCCGACGGCGAGACGGGGCGCGTCGTGCAGGAGGTGCTCTACGCCGCCTACGCCTCCGCGGGACTCGGCCGCAAGATCGCGATGCCGTTCCGGCCGACGGGGATCGTGAAGCCGATCGATCTCTGGAAGAAGCCGGAGCTGGCGGAGGCCGCGCTCGCGTGA